One Parachlamydia sp. AcF125 DNA segment encodes these proteins:
- the gspE gene encoding type II secretion system ATPase GspE yields MEDNKEKFDTPKKAAWKVAPQSGKDPNLELAEQFKLPIYPELSHLKLSREYYKKVPYSFAKKNFVIPIQEEKDAILVAVADPLNLEPLEELRLMLNVNVKPVYSPKDVILAAINECYNQEFGAASQLIANLADQSEDGRGDGEVEVYDLLDDSQMQAPIVKLLNLILTEAIQQGASDIHFEPLEDGLRVRYRIDGILQNRHSPAIEFQAQLLTRIKVMAKLDIAEHRLPQDGRIKLRMGRREIDFRVSTVPIAGGERIVLRILDKGNVILGLDKLGMLPVVLEEFKRLIALPEGIVLVTGPTGSGKTTTLYSAIFEMYSEETNIMTIEDPVEYNLKGIAQIGVRHKIKLDFATGLRHILRQDPDIIMIGEIRDLETAEIAIQASLTGHLVLSTLHTNDAPSSITRLVDMGIEPYLLSSTVVGVCAQRLVRRICPACKTSYKPTDRELASLGLQRDDLTDGNLFIGEGCSVCYGTGYRGRHGLYELMSVNNAIKKQIVKSADAVEMRDVALNTGMIGLLNHGAELAKNGVTTSAEVLRAARGLED; encoded by the coding sequence ATGGAAGATAACAAGGAAAAGTTTGACACTCCGAAAAAAGCGGCGTGGAAAGTCGCTCCTCAATCAGGCAAGGACCCTAATTTGGAATTGGCAGAGCAATTTAAGCTTCCCATTTACCCGGAACTTTCCCACCTTAAGCTATCTAGAGAATACTATAAAAAAGTTCCTTATTCTTTTGCTAAAAAAAATTTCGTTATTCCTATCCAAGAAGAAAAAGATGCGATATTGGTGGCAGTCGCGGATCCTTTAAATTTAGAACCTTTAGAAGAGCTGCGTTTGATGTTAAATGTGAATGTCAAACCGGTTTACAGCCCAAAAGATGTCATATTAGCTGCCATCAATGAATGTTATAACCAAGAATTTGGGGCGGCTTCACAGCTGATTGCTAATCTTGCCGATCAATCGGAAGATGGAAGGGGAGACGGGGAAGTTGAAGTGTATGACTTGCTCGACGATTCTCAAATGCAAGCCCCCATTGTGAAACTTTTAAATTTGATCCTCACCGAAGCGATTCAGCAAGGAGCTTCCGATATCCATTTTGAACCGCTTGAAGATGGCCTACGCGTGCGTTATCGGATCGATGGGATTTTACAAAACCGGCACTCGCCAGCGATTGAATTTCAAGCTCAACTTTTGACGCGTATCAAAGTGATGGCTAAATTGGATATTGCTGAACACCGTCTTCCGCAGGATGGGCGTATTAAACTGCGGATGGGAAGGAGAGAAATCGATTTTCGCGTGAGTACAGTTCCGATTGCAGGTGGAGAGCGCATTGTCTTGCGTATTCTTGATAAGGGGAATGTGATTTTAGGCTTAGATAAATTAGGAATGCTTCCTGTCGTCCTTGAGGAGTTTAAACGCTTAATTGCTTTGCCCGAAGGAATTGTTTTAGTCACAGGCCCAACGGGAAGTGGAAAAACCACTACCTTATACAGCGCCATTTTTGAGATGTATAGCGAAGAAACAAACATTATGACGATTGAGGATCCTGTTGAATATAATTTAAAAGGGATTGCTCAGATTGGCGTGCGTCATAAAATTAAATTGGATTTTGCCACAGGATTAAGGCACATTTTACGCCAAGATCCCGATATTATCATGATCGGGGAAATCCGAGATTTAGAAACGGCGGAGATTGCCATTCAAGCCTCTTTAACGGGGCATCTGGTGCTCAGCACTTTGCATACGAATGACGCCCCCTCCTCTATTACGCGCCTGGTCGATATGGGAATCGAGCCTTATCTGCTCTCTTCTACCGTGGTGGGGGTATGCGCCCAACGTTTAGTTCGCCGAATTTGTCCAGCGTGCAAAACTTCTTACAAGCCCACCGATAGAGAACTTGCCAGTCTTGGTTTGCAAAGAGACGATTTGACGGATGGCAATTTGTTCATAGGAGAAGGCTGCTCTGTTTGCTATGGAACGGGATATCGAGGTCGGCATGGGCTCTATGAGCTTATGTCTGTAAATAATGCGATTAAAAAGCAAATTGTTAAAAGTGCAGATGCGGTTGAAATGCGCGATGTGGCTCTCAATACAGGCATGATTGGGCTGTTGAATCATGGAGCCGAATTAGCTAAAAACGGAGTGACGACGAGTGCTGAAGTTTTACGAGCGGCGCGTGGATTGGAAGATTAG
- a CDS encoding transposase, with protein sequence MAGRFEGLTDAQWEILEPFMPKEKVYAGKPHTPWKKVCNTIFWILINGGRWADVPIGEQWGSRSASHRWLGLWQKDGTLNKILSALLEIAHLEGMLDWDRLAADVFFSAEKEEGRR encoded by the coding sequence ATGGCAGGAAGATTTGAAGGATTGACAGATGCTCAATGGGAGATTTTAGAACCCTTTATGCCTAAGGAAAAAGTTTACGCGGGCAAGCCGCATACTCCTTGGAAGAAAGTCTGCAATACAATTTTTTGGATTTTGATTAATGGGGGCCGTTGGGCTGATGTTCCCATTGGAGAACAATGGGGATCAAGATCTGCTTCTCATAGATGGTTAGGACTTTGGCAAAAAGATGGCACCCTTAATAAAATTTTATCAGCTCTGCTTGAAATTGCCCATTTAGAAGGAATGCTAGATTGGGATCGCCTTGCTGCGGATGTTTTTTTTTCAGCGGAGAAGGAAGAAGGGAGGAGGTGA
- a CDS encoding DUF4135 domain-containing protein — translation MSINNISNHVFNSTVSRIDHFPSIATPGERVIEKVRTVSKAVFSEARKLPSEHPKVFFASLSISAALLLGGAVYALYRSRKHNQPLPQPKLFFSEKEIAITQAYIKDKKFSEAEKYVEKIVDTFLSSNEIVKQLGEESRESFSAHLAKRIYDVASIPGASKSSQIKMVENILSNFSSFLGQIKRRAETDSRKGKLAYLGVEGNARLTEMVALGKETHCKGKIPFKLIFSNDEERVELVYKPRSMLAELLVCDEQRGLLKNFGFGTYKVLDYEEEGEGSDRFYGYCDLLKNEREDNTLDSREELHDYFTKLCMLDKIAEHLGISDLHYQNILVSNKSPYLIDLEVFLIPNFETATSCIFSKEDGAAYYFDASDGEEPSLQGLNRLWFTANYQEEVFKGQSRGQLNYRITEEHLRLAGINVDTLAETIDMPEACVGEDYEERIEEIRQSLEQGRGRFVLMKTSELLGAYRVIDPSQEEAVEIFLDDIKKEVEKLHFTFHSDNVDQIKAQIREDFFNRDIPVFYYDSQTSCLYYQDVIIGRPSDS, via the coding sequence ATGTCTATAAATAATATAAGCAATCACGTGTTTAATTCTACCGTTAGCAGAATCGATCATTTTCCTTCAATTGCCACTCCTGGGGAAAGGGTAATAGAAAAGGTGAGAACAGTTTCTAAAGCGGTTTTTTCGGAAGCAAGAAAGCTTCCTAGCGAGCACCCCAAAGTTTTTTTCGCTTCGCTTTCCATTTCTGCAGCACTCCTTTTAGGAGGAGCTGTTTATGCTCTTTACCGCTCCAGAAAACACAATCAGCCTTTGCCACAGCCTAAGCTTTTCTTTTCTGAGAAAGAGATTGCAATAACTCAAGCCTATATAAAGGATAAAAAGTTCAGTGAAGCAGAAAAATATGTGGAGAAGATTGTTGATACTTTTCTTTCGTCCAACGAAATTGTCAAACAATTAGGGGAAGAAAGCAGGGAAAGCTTTAGTGCTCATTTGGCTAAGAGAATATACGACGTAGCTAGCATACCAGGAGCCTCAAAAAGCTCGCAGATTAAAATGGTGGAAAATATCCTCTCTAATTTCTCCTCTTTTCTTGGTCAAATAAAAAGAAGAGCCGAGACCGATAGTAGAAAGGGAAAATTAGCGTATTTAGGAGTAGAAGGAAACGCGAGACTTACAGAAATGGTGGCTTTAGGAAAGGAGACTCACTGCAAGGGAAAAATTCCTTTTAAGTTAATTTTTAGCAATGACGAAGAGCGTGTAGAGCTTGTTTATAAACCTCGCTCTATGTTAGCCGAGCTATTAGTATGTGATGAGCAGAGGGGGCTATTAAAAAATTTTGGGTTTGGGACTTATAAAGTCCTGGATTATGAAGAGGAGGGGGAAGGATCAGATCGTTTCTATGGCTATTGCGACCTTCTTAAAAATGAACGCGAAGATAATACCCTTGATAGTCGAGAGGAACTACACGATTACTTTACAAAGCTATGCATGCTAGATAAAATTGCTGAACATTTAGGAATTTCTGATTTGCATTATCAAAACATCCTAGTTTCTAATAAGTCCCCTTATTTAATTGATTTAGAAGTATTTTTAATTCCTAACTTTGAGACAGCAACAAGCTGTATTTTTTCAAAAGAGGACGGCGCAGCGTATTATTTTGATGCTTCTGATGGGGAAGAACCTTCTCTTCAGGGGTTAAATCGTCTTTGGTTCACTGCTAATTACCAAGAAGAAGTGTTTAAAGGGCAAAGTAGGGGCCAGCTAAATTATAGGATTACAGAAGAACACTTAAGGCTTGCAGGAATTAATGTGGACACTTTAGCAGAAACAATAGATATGCCTGAAGCGTGTGTAGGGGAAGATTATGAGGAAAGAATAGAAGAGATTCGTCAAAGCCTAGAACAAGGAAGAGGGCGGTTTGTTTTAATGAAGACGAGCGAATTATTAGGCGCTTATAGGGTGATTGATCCCTCTCAAGAGGAAGCAGTGGAAATTTTTTTAGATGATATAAAAAAGGAGGTTGAGAAATTGCACTTCACTTTTCATAGCGATAATGTAGACCAAATAAAAGCACAAATTAGAGAAGATTTTTTTAATCGGGACATCCCCGTTTTTTACTATGATAGCCAAACGTCTTGCCTTTATTATCAAGATGTTATAATTGGAAGGCCAAGCGATAGTTAG
- a CDS encoding type II secretion system protein — protein sequence MLQSVKRRHFLLLEVLIAFALVVLCVFPLIAPHSAMLRNQTSFIRKVELDHLVNLLFGHLVEQLYANKIPWQDLENETIFPITEELLKEAGFTAELPFEGTYTFVEKQRKPKKEDNKFNEYVLYIFELKFAFHPKGEKPTQDEQIYAYPFFLARNLTGMSPLPKE from the coding sequence GTGTTACAAAGTGTAAAAAGGCGTCATTTTTTACTCTTAGAAGTTTTGATTGCTTTTGCTTTGGTTGTGTTGTGTGTATTTCCTTTGATAGCGCCCCATTCCGCCATGTTGAGAAATCAAACCTCCTTTATTCGGAAAGTTGAATTAGACCATCTCGTTAATTTACTCTTTGGTCATCTTGTTGAGCAGCTGTATGCCAATAAAATCCCTTGGCAAGATCTGGAAAATGAAACCATTTTTCCTATCACTGAAGAATTATTAAAAGAGGCTGGTTTTACTGCTGAGCTGCCTTTTGAAGGGACATACACGTTTGTTGAAAAACAACGCAAGCCCAAAAAAGAGGATAATAAGTTTAATGAGTATGTGCTTTATATTTTCGAACTGAAGTTTGCTTTTCACCCCAAGGGAGAAAAGCCTACTCAAGATGAGCAAATTTACGCCTATCCATTCTTTTTAGCTCGAAATCTTACGGGAATGTCCCCTTTGCCTAAGGAGTAA
- a CDS encoding glycosyltransferase — MFAKSWSYFLLVFLSLHFFVSADSYEKKTVCLNMIVKNESAVIQRCLASVKPLIDYWVIVDTGSTDGTQEMIQAFMKDIPGELHERPWKNFGHNRTEALELAQSKGDYLLFIDADEVLLYAPDFKFPHLDKDFYYVTTEYSGTHYARVQLINNHLKWKWVGVLHETVECPQASASETMQGLTNFVHTDGFRSQDPQKFLKDAQILESALAEDPHNSRYVFYLAQSYKDAKEYEKAIAYYEQRIKMGGWDQEIFWSKLQIALLQELLNKEPDIVTNGYLNAYFYRPTRLEPLYRLASYYRRNEKYPEGYQIACLGLHLRPPPDSLFVERWMYNYGLLLEYSLCAYWTERYQESLLASYLILSNPNLPVEIKTCLQSNLKWIHAKLEEAVETHKNALFQKQ; from the coding sequence ATGTTTGCGAAATCCTGGAGTTATTTTTTATTGGTTTTTCTTAGTTTGCACTTTTTTGTAAGCGCAGATTCTTATGAAAAGAAAACCGTCTGTTTAAATATGATCGTTAAGAATGAAAGCGCGGTCATTCAACGCTGTCTTGCCTCTGTAAAACCCCTTATCGATTACTGGGTGATTGTAGATACGGGCTCAACGGATGGCACCCAAGAAATGATTCAAGCATTCATGAAGGATATTCCTGGAGAGTTACACGAACGCCCTTGGAAAAACTTTGGGCATAACCGCACAGAGGCCCTTGAGCTTGCGCAAAGCAAGGGGGACTATCTCTTATTCATCGATGCAGATGAAGTTTTATTGTATGCGCCCGATTTTAAATTTCCTCATCTCGATAAAGATTTTTACTACGTCACAACTGAATATTCAGGCACCCATTACGCCCGAGTTCAGCTCATTAATAACCATCTAAAGTGGAAATGGGTAGGAGTTTTACACGAAACTGTCGAATGCCCTCAAGCCTCCGCTTCCGAAACAATGCAAGGATTAACCAATTTTGTGCATACAGATGGTTTTCGCTCCCAAGACCCTCAAAAATTTTTAAAAGATGCGCAGATTTTAGAAAGCGCTTTAGCCGAAGACCCCCACAATAGCCGCTATGTCTTTTATCTCGCCCAATCCTATAAAGATGCAAAGGAATACGAAAAAGCGATTGCCTATTACGAGCAACGGATCAAGATGGGAGGATGGGATCAAGAAATTTTTTGGTCTAAATTGCAGATTGCTCTCTTGCAAGAGCTTTTAAATAAAGAACCTGACATAGTCACAAACGGTTATCTAAATGCTTATTTTTATCGACCTACGCGCCTTGAACCTTTATACCGTTTAGCAAGCTATTATCGGCGAAATGAAAAATACCCTGAAGGTTATCAAATTGCCTGCTTGGGCCTTCATCTCCGTCCTCCACCCGATAGCCTTTTTGTCGAGCGGTGGATGTATAACTATGGTCTACTTTTAGAATATTCCCTTTGTGCTTACTGGACAGAAAGGTACCAAGAATCCTTATTAGCCTCCTACCTTATTCTCTCCAACCCAAACCTCCCTGTAGAAATTAAGACATGCCTTCAAAGCAATCTGAAATGGATTCATGCCAAATTAGAGGAAGCGGTGGAAACTCATAAAAATGCCCTCTTTCAAAAGCAGTGA
- a CDS encoding transposase translates to MAFEITGAKGDERQQVEKLLDSVDGLVATFSKEMGLFPIFEADKGYDSRELREKLLKRKIYPLIPYRKIGKQESWKKIASWVLRKRWQVERAIAWLQRKFRRLVVRWERRLKYWKGFLSFGLILFWINRISG, encoded by the coding sequence GTGGCATTTGAAATAACCGGTGCTAAGGGAGATGAGAGACAGCAAGTAGAAAAGTTACTTGATTCAGTGGATGGCCTGGTGGCTACATTCTCTAAAGAAATGGGCTTATTCCCCATTTTTGAAGCAGATAAAGGGTATGATTCTAGGGAGCTAAGAGAAAAGCTGCTTAAAAGAAAAATCTATCCCTTGATTCCGTATAGGAAGATAGGAAAGCAGGAAAGCTGGAAAAAGATCGCTTCATGGGTGTTAAGAAAGCGTTGGCAAGTCGAAAGAGCGATAGCTTGGCTCCAAAGGAAATTTAGAAGGCTGGTTGTCCGTTGGGAAAGAAGACTGAAATATTGGAAGGGCTTTTTAAGTTTTGGCCTTATCCTATTTTGGATCAATCGAATATCGGGATAG
- a CDS encoding type II secretion system protein, with protein MKRLSYFTLVEVLIVLAILSIVTVAIGININKALEEQRFRTEVETIVNELRIAQDLMLILQADVTVKFLQGNDGITFTLETESQATRNWMNEILRVKPVFKTIRGISFKDELDLPVTEGAISLHFLSKGTIMSRGILRLSNSSDAVNVPSWAQVRVINLYGYPHPIASSAPSSHDPIFLPNEDKAIETTITSLTRQEIAQFKEQKEEEGSTDEEPSN; from the coding sequence ATGAAACGATTATCATATTTTACATTAGTTGAAGTGCTAATCGTTTTGGCAATTCTAAGTATTGTGACGGTAGCCATTGGAATTAATATTAACAAAGCTCTCGAAGAACAACGGTTTCGAACCGAAGTTGAGACAATTGTCAATGAATTACGCATCGCGCAAGATTTAATGCTCATTTTACAGGCGGACGTCACCGTCAAATTTTTGCAGGGGAATGATGGAATTACTTTTACTTTAGAGACAGAGAGTCAAGCCACCAGAAATTGGATGAATGAAATCCTTCGCGTAAAGCCTGTATTCAAAACCATACGTGGGATAAGCTTTAAAGATGAACTTGATCTCCCTGTTACTGAAGGTGCGATTAGCCTTCATTTTTTATCGAAAGGAACGATTATGAGTCGCGGCATTTTACGCCTTTCTAATTCATCGGATGCTGTAAATGTTCCCTCATGGGCTCAGGTGAGGGTTATTAACTTGTATGGATATCCGCATCCGATTGCCAGCTCTGCACCTTCATCCCATGACCCTATTTTTTTGCCGAATGAAGATAAAGCTATCGAAACGACAATCACTAGTCTGACAAGGCAAGAAATCGCGCAATTTAAGGAACAGAAAGAAGAGGAAGGAAGCACGGATGAAGAGCCATCAAACTAA
- a CDS encoding type II secretion system F family protein — MPMYQYQAYNAAGKKKNGYVEAHNEKEAKSKLRDQALMIVKLSLKEAGSSSKRLKGDELLAFTFQLSQLLGAGVPLYEALIAIEEHYRSEAFHSIILSLCDQIKAGTPLSEAMENYPDSFNRLYCSMVRAGESVGALDLVLEKLSFLLNKQQKLRKEIATAMIYPTVLGCFALLVICLLLGFVVPSIEGIFADKKLNGFTHAVLSVSHFFRDYWWIYLPLLLLMIFLMVIKLKAPSGKAWLERQLLTLPGIKNLVIQAAVARFCRTMATLQNGGVTMIDSLRIARETMRNAVLEEEIKRAETKIIEGSSLSTQLMQSKYFPHMVSRMLAVGEDSGSSVIMMNKIADMYEEELEKTLSRVMALAQPIILIIMGTVIGTVMMAVLLPLTDVSSFSM; from the coding sequence ATGCCCATGTATCAGTATCAAGCGTATAATGCTGCGGGGAAAAAAAAGAACGGCTATGTTGAAGCCCATAATGAGAAAGAAGCCAAAAGTAAGCTGCGTGATCAAGCCTTAATGATTGTGAAGCTTTCCTTAAAGGAAGCGGGATCATCAAGTAAACGGTTAAAAGGAGACGAACTTTTAGCTTTTACCTTTCAGCTTTCACAACTCCTTGGAGCAGGTGTTCCCCTGTATGAAGCTTTGATTGCAATCGAAGAGCACTATAGGAGCGAAGCTTTTCATTCTATTATTTTAAGTTTATGTGACCAAATTAAAGCTGGAACGCCCCTTTCTGAAGCGATGGAAAACTATCCAGATAGTTTCAATCGACTTTATTGTTCCATGGTACGGGCAGGAGAGTCTGTAGGGGCGCTTGATCTTGTACTCGAAAAACTTAGCTTTTTATTGAATAAACAGCAAAAATTGCGCAAAGAAATTGCCACAGCCATGATTTATCCGACTGTATTGGGATGTTTTGCGCTTTTGGTGATTTGCCTACTCTTAGGTTTTGTGGTTCCCTCCATCGAGGGGATCTTTGCTGACAAAAAACTCAATGGTTTTACCCATGCTGTTCTATCAGTTAGCCATTTTTTTCGAGATTACTGGTGGATTTATCTTCCCTTGTTGCTATTAATGATTTTTTTAATGGTGATTAAGCTGAAGGCCCCTTCTGGTAAAGCTTGGCTTGAGAGGCAGCTATTAACGCTGCCGGGAATAAAGAATTTAGTCATTCAAGCTGCCGTAGCCCGCTTTTGTCGTACCATGGCGACTCTCCAAAATGGGGGCGTTACCATGATAGACTCTCTACGTATTGCACGCGAAACGATGCGCAATGCGGTGCTTGAAGAAGAAATCAAGCGTGCTGAAACAAAAATAATTGAGGGAAGCTCTTTGAGTACCCAATTAATGCAATCTAAATATTTTCCGCATATGGTCTCTCGCATGCTAGCAGTGGGTGAAGATTCAGGGAGTAGTGTGATTATGATGAATAAAATCGCAGATATGTATGAAGAAGAGCTAGAAAAGACGCTATCTCGGGTAATGGCACTTGCTCAACCGATCATTTTAATTATAATGGGAACGGTCATAGGAACCGTCATGATGGCGGTGCTGTTGCCATTGACTGATGTAAGTTCATTTTCGATGTAA
- a CDS encoding general secretion pathway protein GspG codes for MNCIVKNKRHVTLIEMMIVMFLIALITGVVAYNYRGALDEGKVFKTKAGIERLETVLNLQVSENPRLLDNIETNWQGIVAKSPLVQNPAALTRDGWGEEYKVNVENGVIKVRSEKLDQYHKTSK; via the coding sequence ATGAATTGTATAGTGAAAAATAAAAGACATGTCACTCTAATCGAGATGATGATTGTGATGTTCTTGATTGCTTTAATCACAGGAGTAGTAGCCTATAATTACCGAGGGGCTCTTGATGAGGGCAAAGTATTTAAAACAAAAGCGGGTATTGAAAGGCTGGAAACGGTTTTAAATCTTCAGGTTTCTGAAAATCCTAGGCTGCTCGATAATATTGAAACCAATTGGCAAGGCATTGTCGCAAAATCCCCCCTGGTGCAAAATCCAGCTGCTTTAACAAGGGACGGATGGGGAGAAGAATATAAGGTGAATGTGGAAAATGGGGTCATCAAGGTGCGCTCTGAGAAATTAGATCAGTATCACAAAACCTCTAAGTAG
- a CDS encoding DUF4135 domain-containing protein — translation MPRDIPGNLPINNSSPLSFSSPVAITPHFSLITLPRQAIIEKVKVVSTVVFSKAQNIPREHPKIFLASLTATGLLGGAYIFYLYRKQNQPLFPAKELAKIQAYINSGQDREAKMYVEKKVHAFLLSNRIVAQLGEKSKNSLKAHLSEKIYEVSSMEGALESSQIKMIESILSNFSSLISQIKKRVDIDSRQEKLEYLGIAGGETLREMVALGKETHCKGKIPFKLIFSNGQELIYKPRSMLPERLLCDKREGLLKNFGFGTYKVLDCEDEEGGPDCFYGYCEVLENVPDNNTIDSREELLIYFKKLCVLEKIAERLGLSDLHYLNIITSNKSPHLIDAEVFLIPDFEKAGSGIFSPADGAAFHFDVSHGRNPSWRGLNRLVFTDSYRKEILEKAERDELSQKEDRDELARLFDYEITEEHLKLAEIDVEDLLGRIDISEECEEGVYEERIEEIRQTLEEKRGRFILLRTTSLTTLSPRVDPAQENTMKAFLDAMKDAVEKQQFTFHDDNLDQIREQARVDFFNRDIPVFYYDSQTSCLYYQDVLIGSRSLQESTSA, via the coding sequence ATGCCTAGAGACATCCCAGGCAATTTGCCTATAAACAACTCAAGCCCTCTCTCTTTTAGTTCTCCCGTTGCAATAACCCCTCATTTTTCTCTGATTACACTTCCTAGGCAAGCAATTATAGAAAAGGTAAAAGTTGTTTCTACCGTTGTTTTTTCGAAAGCCCAAAATATTCCTAGGGAGCATCCCAAAATTTTTCTCGCTTCGCTTACTGCCACAGGTTTATTGGGAGGGGCTTATATTTTTTATCTCTACAGGAAACAAAATCAGCCTTTATTTCCTGCAAAAGAACTTGCAAAAATTCAAGCCTACATCAACTCTGGACAAGACAGAGAAGCGAAAATGTATGTGGAAAAAAAAGTTCACGCTTTTCTCTTGTCAAATAGGATTGTCGCCCAGTTAGGGGAAAAAAGCAAGAATAGCCTTAAAGCTCATTTGTCCGAAAAAATATACGAGGTAAGTAGTATGGAAGGAGCGTTAGAAAGCTCTCAGATTAAAATGATTGAAAGCATCCTCTCTAACTTCTCATCCTTGATTAGTCAAATAAAAAAAAGAGTAGATATCGATAGTAGACAGGAAAAATTGGAGTATTTAGGAATAGCAGGAGGCGAGACGCTTAGAGAAATGGTGGCTTTAGGAAAGGAGACTCACTGCAAAGGAAAAATTCCTTTTAAGTTAATTTTTAGCAATGGTCAAGAGCTTATTTATAAACCTCGCTCTATGTTACCCGAGCGATTATTGTGTGATAAGAGGGAAGGATTATTAAAAAATTTTGGGTTTGGGACTTATAAAGTGCTTGATTGTGAAGATGAGGAGGGGGGACCTGACTGTTTCTATGGCTATTGCGAAGTTCTTGAAAATGTACCCGACAATAATACCATTGATAGTCGGGAAGAGCTACTTATTTACTTTAAAAAATTATGTGTGTTAGAAAAAATTGCTGAAAGGTTAGGGCTCTCTGACTTGCATTATCTAAACATTATAACTTCTAATAAATCTCCTCATTTAATTGATGCAGAAGTATTTTTAATTCCTGATTTCGAGAAAGCTGGAAGCGGCATTTTCTCACCAGCTGATGGAGCAGCGTTTCATTTTGATGTTTCTCATGGGAGAAATCCTTCTTGGAGAGGATTAAATCGCCTTGTGTTTACTGATAGTTATCGAAAAGAAATTTTAGAAAAAGCAGAGAGGGACGAGCTTTCCCAGAAAGAAGATAGGGACGAGCTTGCCCGGCTTTTTGACTACGAGATTACAGAGGAACACTTAAAGCTCGCAGAGATTGATGTAGAAGACTTATTAGGAAGAATAGATATATCTGAAGAATGTGAAGAGGGGGTGTATGAGGAAAGAATAGAAGAAATTCGTCAAACTTTAGAAGAAAAAAGAGGGCGGTTTATTTTATTGAGAACGACCTCTTTAACAACTCTTTCTCCCCGGGTTGATCCCGCTCAAGAAAATACAATGAAAGCTTTTTTAGACGCTATGAAAGACGCGGTCGAAAAACAGCAATTCACTTTTCATGACGATAACTTAGATCAAATAAGAGAACAAGCTAGGGTAGATTTTTTTAATAGAGACATCCCCGTTTTTTACTATGATAGCCAAACGTCTTGCCTTTATTATCAGGATGTCTTGATTGGAAGTCGAAGCTTGCAGGAGTCAACTAGTGCGTAA
- a CDS encoding type II secretion system protein: MSRKTQIHRKSFATLLEVLIALILTALILTTLSFFYQQIDAMNRASERLQVESFFKRFLQYRLTQVLPKSFSSGGNKRSAFYFYTTSFAEGVFKSGTQSLVFGFDNGVNLDPAFASDVLGRLYVDGEGRLCLGMWPSPARWEEEEFPPMKKEVLFENVAMLKFQFFIPPDKGTLKDVKEKPVSPDGRVNIHPSPPGAWVDDWLQEYDQLPAIVRLIMTLEGDREPLVYSFPLPNSKNPLIYDH; this comes from the coding sequence ATGTCTCGCAAGACTCAAATTCACCGAAAGTCTTTTGCTACCTTATTGGAAGTGTTGATCGCCTTAATTTTGACCGCTTTGATCCTGACAACCTTGAGTTTTTTCTATCAGCAAATCGATGCGATGAATCGTGCCTCTGAAAGATTGCAAGTGGAAAGCTTTTTTAAAAGGTTTTTACAATATCGGTTAACTCAAGTGTTACCCAAAAGCTTTTCATCAGGCGGGAATAAACGCAGTGCTTTTTATTTTTACACTACCTCATTTGCAGAAGGGGTATTTAAATCGGGAACGCAAAGTTTGGTCTTTGGCTTTGACAATGGTGTCAATTTGGATCCTGCCTTCGCCTCAGACGTATTAGGAAGGCTGTATGTGGATGGGGAAGGAAGATTGTGCTTAGGAATGTGGCCCTCTCCTGCTCGCTGGGAAGAAGAGGAATTCCCTCCCATGAAAAAGGAGGTGCTCTTTGAAAATGTGGCCATGTTAAAATTTCAATTCTTTATCCCGCCCGATAAGGGAACGTTAAAAGATGTAAAGGAAAAACCGGTTTCCCCAGATGGAAGAGTAAACATTCACCCTAGTCCTCCAGGAGCCTGGGTGGATGATTGGTTGCAAGAATACGACCAGCTTCCCGCCATTGTACGCCTTATCATGACCCTTGAAGGAGACAGGGAGCCTTTAGTTTATAGCTTCCCTTTACCAAATAGTAAAAATCCCCTCATTTATGATCATTAG